From a region of the Kwoniella mangroviensis CBS 8507 chromosome 1 map unlocalized Ctg01, whole genome shotgun sequence genome:
- a CDS encoding dihydropyrimidinase, which yields MTNPFLFDLVIKSGIVVTASDQVACDIGVKDGVVVCLGKDLPYTSDCEVIDAEGGFVTPGGVDSHVHIGQSASGAKSADNWTTGTRGAISGGTTTVIAFAVQAKGKQVMPAIEAYYELSRDKTYTDYSFHAIISDPSEDVVKTEIPKMIDFGITSVKIYMTYPLLKLNDRQVLDILCAARRTGVTTMVHAENADIIDWMTENLIERGMVEPWHHGTSRPPLVETEATNRAICLSEVVDAPMLIVHVSSREATAHIRKAQTRGLPIYSETCPHYALLTAEKMQAPGFEGAKCVCAPPLRSDPKEREVIWEGLANGTFTVFSSDHAPTNYYDAQGKQLGLKDPVKSPRGHFKHIPNGLPGVCTRTPLLWSEGVLKGRISPQKFVELNSTNAAKLYGLYPKKGTIAPGSDADFIIWRSESARKPVTIKQTDLHHGADYTPYEGMEILDWPKTVILRGKVSYDGDTNTVTNQVGDGQYLKRGFSTLPGPRGHSAAWINGFNPHE from the exons atgacCAACCCATTCCTTTTCGACCTTGTCATTAAGAGCGGTATCGTAGTGACTGCTTCT GACCAAGTCGCTTGTGATATCGGTGTGAAAGATGGTGTAGTAGTATGTCTAGGAAAAGATTTGCCTTATACCTCTGACTGTGAGGTCATCGATGCGGAAGGAGGATTTGTCACT CCTGGAGGAGTGGACTCCCATGTACACATCGGCCAATCCGCTTCAGGAgccaagtcagctgataacTGGACAACCGGAACCCGAGGAGCTATCTCTGGAGGAACTACAACGGTGATTGCGTTTGCAGTTCAGGCTAAAGGGAAACAGGTCATGCCTGCCATAGAAGCATATTACGAGCTATCCAGAGACAAGACATACACGGATTACAGTTTTCATGCTATTATCAGTGACCCATCGGAGGATGTGGTCAAGACGGAAATACccaagatgattgatttcgGTATTACTAGTGTGAAG ATTTACATGACATACCCTTTGCTCAAGCTGAACGACCGACAAGTCCTCGACATCCTCTGTGCAGCTCGACGAACAGGTGTGACTACAATGGTCCACGCTGAAAATGCAGATATAATCGACTGGATGACTGAGAATCTCATCGAACGCGGGATGGTCGAACCTTGGCATCATGGTACATCACGACCACCACTGGTAGAAACGGAAGCGACCAACCGAGCTATCTGCTTATCTGAGGTGGTTGATGCTCCGATGCTCATCGTCCACGTATCTTCGAGAGAAGCTACTGCTCATATCCGAAAGGCTCAGACTCGAGGCTTACCGATCTACTCTGAAACTTGTCCCCATTATGCTCTTCTGACCGCTGAGAAGATGCAGGCGCCAGGCTTTGAGGG CGCCAAATGTGTTTGCGCTCCCCCTTTACGTTCAGATCCAAAAGAACGAGAAGTCATTTGGGAAGGTCTAGCGAATGGTACATTTACGGTATTCTCCTCGGACCACGCCCCAACCAACTACTACGACGCTCAGGGTAAACAGCTCGGGTTGAAAGATCCTGTCAAAAGTCCCAGAGGTCATTTCAAACACATCCCGAATGGTTTACCTGGTGTATGTACCCGAACACCCTTACTGTGGTCTGAAGGAGTCTTAAAAGGCAGGATATCCCCTCAGAAATTCGTCGAATTGAACTCGACTAACGCAGCTAAATTGTATG GACTGTATCCCAAGAAAGGAACTATTGCCCCTGGCTCGGATGCTGATTTCATCATCTGGAGATCTGAATCTGCGCGAAAGCCGGTGACCATCAAGCAGACAGATTTACATCATGGTGCCGATTACACCCCTTATGAGGGCATGGAGATACTCGACTGGCCCAAGACGGTCATACTCAGAGGTAAAGTGTCATATGATGGGGATACGAACACGGTGACGAATCAAGTGGGCGATGGACAATATCTGAAGAGAGGTTTTAGTACGCTTCC